In Pleurocapsa sp. PCC 7319, the following are encoded in one genomic region:
- a CDS encoding DUF427 domain-containing protein, translating into MSHSQRIEPKPGQESVWDYPRPPRLEQSSKQIKIVFNGITIANSCNTYRVLETSHPPVYYIPPKEIRIEYLQPANSQRSFCEWKGFANYYDLIVEDRQVANAAWYYTQPSANFTPIKNYVAFYPSKMDACYVDDELVQAQAGDFYGGWITQDIVGPFKGEPGTWGW; encoded by the coding sequence ATGAGTCATTCACAGCGTATTGAACCAAAGCCAGGACAAGAATCAGTTTGGGATTATCCTCGTCCACCACGTTTAGAACAATCGTCAAAGCAGATTAAGATTGTATTTAATGGGATTACTATTGCCAATAGTTGCAATACGTATCGAGTATTAGAAACAAGTCATCCCCCAGTTTACTATATTCCTCCAAAAGAGATTAGAATTGAATATCTTCAACCAGCGAACTCCCAGCGCTCTTTTTGTGAATGGAAAGGTTTTGCTAATTATTACGATCTGATAGTTGAAGATCGACAAGTAGCTAATGCAGCATGGTACTACACTCAACCTAGTGCTAATTTTACTCCTATTAAAAATTATGTTGCTTTCTATCCCAGTAAAATGGATGCTTGTTATGTCGATGATGAGCTAGTTCAGGCACAAGCAGGAGACTTCTATGGTGGCTGGATTACCCAAGATATCGTCGGACCATTTAAAGGAGAACCCGGAACTTGGGGATGGTAG
- a CDS encoding glutamate-5-semialdehyde dehydrogenase — translation MQSSTSQILSIVRTSHKAAAKLAQVSGSQRRRGVRMLAEAMESSFDEILEANTLDLEMSREMAISEPIIDWLKLTPERLEMTVSILKQLSKSADPTRRLINAPYQLEPSQTYCQLIPLGTIALVYEAFPELAAIAAGICLKTGNSLITRGCSSASNSNQTIAAILKKALAATDLPLGSVENISPDLGISIPELVTQDRYLNLVIPYGRPSLVQQVAEQATATVLRTTMGNCYLYWSVSGNLDLIRQAIVDSHDSEPDAVNAIEKVLIHKNAKPSVLQSLFNNLQQQGFHLRGDEMLVEEFPEYLRLASSEEWRRPYLRKVVAFRYVEDLSQAVSWINRYSSGHADCIVTESYQESRQFVQEIDSALVYINTSPRFSRNPDGGENVFLGMSNQKGYRQGLISVETFTTIKQVVQG, via the coding sequence ATGCAAAGTTCTACAAGTCAAATACTGTCCATAGTTCGTACATCTCATAAAGCGGCAGCTAAACTAGCTCAGGTATCAGGATCACAAAGAAGGCGAGGTGTAAGGATGCTAGCTGAAGCAATGGAAAGCAGTTTTGATGAAATCCTCGAAGCCAATACTTTAGATCTAGAAATGAGCCGTGAGATGGCGATCTCTGAACCAATTATTGATTGGTTAAAATTAACTCCAGAAAGATTGGAGATGACAGTCTCAATTTTAAAACAGTTATCTAAATCAGCTGATCCTACGCGACGCTTAATTAATGCTCCTTATCAGTTAGAGCCATCTCAGACCTATTGTCAACTAATACCTTTAGGAACAATTGCCCTAGTTTATGAAGCTTTTCCCGAACTAGCAGCGATCGCCGCAGGAATATGTTTAAAAACAGGAAATAGTTTAATTACTAGAGGTTGTAGTTCTGCTAGTAATTCTAATCAAACCATTGCAGCTATCTTAAAAAAAGCTTTGGCTGCTACTGATTTGCCTCTCGGCTCTGTGGAAAATATTTCTCCCGATTTAGGAATTTCGATTCCAGAATTAGTTACCCAAGATCGCTATCTTAATTTGGTCATCCCCTATGGTCGTCCCAGCTTAGTACAACAAGTAGCAGAACAGGCAACAGCAACAGTTTTGAGAACTACAATGGGCAACTGTTATCTGTATTGGTCAGTTAGTGGGAATTTAGATTTAATTCGCCAAGCAATTGTTGATAGCCATGATAGTGAACCCGATGCAGTCAATGCGATTGAAAAAGTATTAATTCACAAAAATGCCAAGCCTTCAGTATTACAATCCTTGTTTAATAATCTGCAACAACAGGGATTTCATCTCCGAGGAGATGAAATGCTGGTGGAAGAATTTCCTGAATATCTGAGATTGGCAAGCTCTGAAGAGTGGAGAAGACCATATCTACGTAAAGTAGTAGCCTTTCGTTACGTAGAAGATTTATCCCAAGCAGTATCTTGGATTAATCGTTATAGTAGTGGTCACGCAGACTGTATTGTTACAGAATCTTATCAAGAAAGTCGTCAATTTGTGCAAGAAATTGATAGTGCCTTAGTCTATATCAATACTTCACCCAGATTTTCTCGTAATCCCGACGGAGGAGAAAATGTTTTTTTAGGAATGTCTAATCAGAAAGGATATCGTCAGGGTTTAATTAGCGTTGAAACTTTCACCACGATTAAACAAGTTGTTCAAGGATAA